The Faecalibacter sp. LW9 genome has a segment encoding these proteins:
- a CDS encoding DUF423 domain-containing protein produces the protein MKNIVLTIAAFYGMSSVILGAFGAHAFKKFLPEEKLASFEVGVRYQMYHAIALLAIGLFFSFSNGMERSAAWCMMIGTFIFSVSIYFLSFADHWGVNLKFLGPITPLGGLLMLIGWGILMVYFMKMKFN, from the coding sequence ATGAAAAATATAGTTTTAACCATCGCAGCATTTTATGGAATGTCATCCGTTATTTTAGGCGCGTTTGGAGCTCATGCTTTTAAAAAGTTTTTACCAGAAGAAAAATTAGCAAGTTTTGAAGTTGGTGTTCGTTATCAAATGTATCATGCGATTGCGTTATTGGCTATAGGGTTATTTTTTAGTTTTTCGAATGGAATGGAAAGATCAGCCGCATGGTGTATGATGATTGGTACTTTTATCTTTTCTGTAAGTATCTATTTCTTATCTTTTGCGGATCATTGGGGAGTAAATTTAAAATTTTTAGGACCAATTACACCTCTTGGAGGATTGTTAATGTTAATTGGTTGGGGAATCTTGATGGTTTACTTCATGAAAATGAAATTCAATTAA
- a CDS encoding TolC family protein: MKKIFLSIVLLSSGFLFAQEKWSIEECISYAAKNNLTIQNNQLNEQLSAKNLEQANNNWLPTVSGYLDNNFSIGSYNPLIEDGYYQFSNSFGVQSQVNLYSGGIVKLQKEKASIDLDAAAIQTKTTLNDISIQVANYYLAVLLNRELKTVAEGNLDIAKQLLDQARKKFNAGTIAKAELVQAEAEVASNIKNITDAQIEIDRSLFNLAMLLQLQDYRDFNVEEVSLPDQIGKELYDLDEVLKIAYASQPAVLLAEKNIESAQKATEISKTYLKPRVTGNYSLGTNYMDYFNKGLNQDAWLRQWRENIVNVIGVGVSFPIWNQYSNKINIQKSLINEDIANNTYLREKQQVLQNVQSAFFEVNSSYASFEAAREAVRYAEISFDFAQKSYQAGKINLYDFNRSRNDLMIARSQMLQAKYNYIFKQKVLDFYAGVPIRLD, from the coding sequence ATGAAGAAAATTTTTCTTTCCATCGTCTTGTTGTCGAGTGGTTTTCTTTTTGCGCAAGAGAAATGGTCCATTGAAGAATGTATTTCTTATGCAGCAAAAAATAACTTGACCATTCAGAATAATCAATTGAATGAACAATTATCGGCTAAAAATCTCGAACAAGCCAATAATAATTGGTTGCCAACAGTTTCGGGATATTTAGACAATAATTTTTCCATCGGTTCATATAACCCTTTAATTGAAGATGGATATTATCAATTTTCGAATAGTTTCGGAGTACAATCTCAAGTCAATTTATACAGTGGAGGTATTGTAAAATTACAAAAAGAGAAAGCTTCGATTGATTTAGATGCTGCAGCAATTCAAACCAAAACCACGTTAAATGATATTTCAATACAAGTAGCGAACTATTATTTAGCCGTTTTATTGAATCGAGAGTTGAAAACGGTTGCGGAAGGAAACTTAGATATAGCAAAGCAATTGTTGGATCAAGCGCGCAAGAAATTTAATGCAGGAACAATTGCAAAAGCCGAATTGGTTCAAGCAGAAGCCGAAGTCGCATCGAACATTAAAAACATTACCGATGCCCAAATTGAGATTGATCGCTCCCTATTTAACCTTGCAATGTTGTTGCAGTTACAAGATTACCGTGATTTCAATGTCGAAGAAGTTTCTTTACCCGATCAAATTGGAAAAGAGTTATATGATTTAGATGAGGTGCTAAAAATTGCTTATGCATCTCAACCTGCAGTGTTATTGGCAGAAAAGAATATCGAATCTGCCCAAAAAGCAACTGAAATTTCAAAAACATATCTGAAACCTCGTGTGACCGGAAATTATAGTTTAGGGACAAACTATATGGATTACTTTAATAAAGGTTTAAATCAAGATGCATGGCTAAGACAATGGCGTGAAAATATCGTGAACGTCATTGGAGTGGGGGTTTCTTTTCCGATATGGAATCAATATTCCAATAAAATCAATATTCAAAAATCCCTGATCAATGAAGATATTGCGAACAATACCTACTTACGCGAGAAACAGCAAGTCTTACAAAATGTACAATCTGCATTTTTTGAAGTGAATTCGTCTTATGCTTCTTTTGAGGCTGCACGAGAGGCAGTTCGTTATGCGGAAATTTCTTTTGATTTTGCCCAAAAGTCCTATCAAGCAGGTAAAATTAATTTGTACGATTTTAACCGTTCACGTAATGATTTGATGATTGCGCGTTCACAAATGCTACAAGCAAAATACAATTATATTTTCAAGCAGAAAGTATTGGATTTCTATGCAGGAGTGCCAATTCGTTTAGATTAA
- the tsaB gene encoding tRNA (adenosine(37)-N6)-threonylcarbamoyltransferase complex dimerization subunit type 1 TsaB, which translates to MATILNIETSTKNCSVSIAKGNELLCLVEEADEGYAHGEKLHQFIEWCAEGANISLKDIDAICVSKGPGSYTGLRIGVSSAKGLAYGLDAKLLTINSLAILKESQINKGFDLIIPMIDARRMEVYTAIYDGEGNEISSTEAKVIDETSFEELKGKKIVFVGDGVEKCQETLAHLDATFVQMYPSAKDMIRPSEERFTQQLFEDIAYFEPYYLKDFVALKKKTDK; encoded by the coding sequence ATGGCAACGATTTTAAATATAGAAACTTCAACAAAAAATTGTTCAGTTTCGATTGCTAAAGGAAATGAGCTTCTTTGTTTAGTAGAGGAAGCAGATGAAGGATATGCACATGGTGAGAAATTACATCAATTCATCGAATGGTGTGCTGAAGGAGCGAATATCAGTTTAAAAGATATCGACGCAATCTGTGTGTCTAAAGGACCAGGTTCTTATACAGGATTACGTATTGGAGTTTCTTCAGCCAAAGGATTAGCCTATGGTTTAGATGCAAAATTATTGACCATTAATTCTTTAGCGATTTTGAAAGAATCTCAAATCAACAAAGGATTTGATTTGATTATTCCTATGATTGATGCACGTCGCATGGAAGTATATACTGCCATATATGATGGTGAAGGAAACGAAATCTCTTCTACGGAAGCCAAAGTCATTGACGAAACATCTTTTGAAGAGTTAAAAGGAAAGAAAATAGTGTTTGTAGGCGATGGGGTAGAAAAATGCCAAGAAACTTTAGCACATTTGGATGCAACATTTGTACAAATGTATCCATCTGCTAAAGATATGATTCGACCTTCAGAGGAACGATTTACGCAACAATTATTTGAAGACATCGCGTATTTTGAACCTTATTATTTAAAAGACTTTGTCGCATTAAAAAAGAAAACAGATAAATAA